From a single Sinorhizobium sp. RAC02 genomic region:
- a CDS encoding DMT family transporter: protein MTTTDLAVLPARRPSRLWALVILVLLEAALVVTWSAGFIGVRFANDHAPIFLILLWRSLISGLVLLPFALMMGPKIRRSDIALQMLLGALAMAGYLSGFALAISYGVPTGLVALITDMLPLAVAFLSWPILGQALTARQWVGSFIGLAGVLIASGWSVQLGDVPLWAYGLPVLGTLALALATLLQKRSRVNAMPVYQSLCIQCLSAAAIFSVLAWHEGTVLPVLDAGFIGGILWLVFIATFAAWSLYYLALRKSSPARVTAILYLSPPVTMIWAWLMFGEPLSWAMAVGLVVSLFGILIVAKAQAPVHP, encoded by the coding sequence ATGACAACCACCGATCTTGCGGTGCTGCCCGCTCGCCGGCCCAGTCGACTTTGGGCGCTTGTCATCCTCGTGCTTCTCGAAGCGGCGCTGGTGGTGACCTGGAGCGCCGGATTCATCGGCGTCCGATTTGCGAATGATCACGCGCCGATCTTTCTCATCCTTCTCTGGCGCAGCCTCATCTCGGGACTGGTTCTGTTGCCCTTTGCGCTCATGATGGGGCCGAAGATCCGGCGATCGGATATCGCCTTGCAGATGCTGCTCGGCGCGCTCGCCATGGCCGGTTACCTCTCGGGTTTTGCGCTGGCGATCTCCTACGGCGTGCCGACCGGTCTCGTGGCGTTGATCACGGACATGCTGCCGCTCGCCGTCGCGTTCCTGTCCTGGCCCATTCTGGGGCAGGCCTTGACTGCGCGGCAGTGGGTCGGCTCCTTCATCGGCCTTGCCGGCGTGCTCATCGCCTCCGGCTGGTCGGTGCAACTGGGCGACGTGCCGCTGTGGGCCTATGGTCTTCCCGTGCTCGGGACGCTCGCGCTTGCGCTGGCGACGCTGCTGCAAAAGCGCAGTAGGGTCAATGCGATGCCGGTCTATCAGAGCCTGTGCATCCAGTGCCTCTCGGCTGCTGCGATCTTTTCCGTGCTGGCCTGGCACGAAGGCACCGTGCTGCCCGTGCTCGACGCCGGCTTCATCGGCGGTATTCTCTGGCTGGTCTTCATCGCAACCTTCGCGGCCTGGAGCCTCTATTACCTCGCACTCAGAAAATCCTCGCCCGCACGGGTGACCGCGATCCTGTATCTCAGCCCGCCAGTGACGATGATCTGGGCCTGGCTGATGTTCGGCGAGCCGCTATCCTGGGCGATGGCGGTGGGGCTGGTCGTTTCGCTTTTCGGCATTCTCATCGTCGCGAAGGCGCAGGCGCCGGTTCATCCCTAA
- a CDS encoding TetR/AcrR family transcriptional regulator, translating to MGERVPARERLLKSAAELFYRDGVGATGIDTITAHAGVAKMSLYNNFASKSDLVKAYLDARLEEWHVLYRERLANAETPRDRLLAVFDSYVDHAELAYGWGFRGCGLLNAAAELPVGDAGRATVAVQKDEVEQLFRQYLSEMNPGGGAAIDETAEHLSFVLEGAMARAGLDGHDGRLKAARKLAIAIVDRL from the coding sequence ATGGGTGAACGAGTGCCGGCGCGGGAACGATTGCTGAAATCGGCTGCGGAACTGTTTTATCGCGATGGGGTCGGGGCGACGGGGATCGACACGATCACGGCCCATGCGGGCGTCGCGAAAATGAGCCTCTACAACAACTTCGCCTCCAAGTCGGATCTGGTGAAGGCCTATCTCGATGCGCGCCTTGAGGAGTGGCACGTGCTCTACCGCGAGCGCCTCGCGAACGCCGAAACGCCGCGGGATCGGCTTCTGGCCGTCTTCGATTCTTATGTCGACCATGCGGAGCTCGCCTATGGCTGGGGTTTTCGCGGCTGCGGGCTTCTCAACGCGGCGGCCGAGCTTCCCGTCGGGGATGCCGGCCGTGCGACGGTTGCGGTGCAGAAGGATGAGGTCGAGCAACTCTTCAGGCAATATCTGAGCGAAATGAATCCGGGCGGTGGGGCTGCGATCGACGAGACGGCGGAGCATCTTTCCTTCGTACTCGAAGGGGCGATGGCGCGTGCAGGTCTCGATGGCCATGATGGACGGCTGAAGGCGGCGCGCAAGCTCGCGATCGCGATCGTGGACCGGCTATGA